One Brachyspira pilosicoli P43/6/78 genomic window carries:
- the rfaE2 gene encoding D-glycero-beta-D-manno-heptose 1-phosphate adenylyltransferase: MKKILNNLEELKNILNAREGKKIVFTNGCFDIIHRGHVEYLQKAKELGDILILGLNSDDSVRRLKGASRPINNETDRAIVLSALECIDYVVIFDEDTPLELIKFIKPDILVKGGDYKIEEVVGREYAKQTVLIDFVNGYSTTNIIKKININ; the protein is encoded by the coding sequence ATGAAAAAGATACTTAATAATTTAGAAGAATTAAAAAATATATTGAATGCTAGAGAAGGAAAAAAGATAGTATTTACTAACGGCTGTTTTGATATTATTCATAGGGGACATGTAGAGTATTTACAAAAAGCAAAAGAGCTTGGAGATATACTTATACTTGGCTTAAATAGTGATGATTCTGTGAGAAGGTTAAAAGGTGCTAGCAGACCAATAAATAATGAAACTGATAGGGCTATAGTATTATCTGCTTTAGAATGTATTGATTATGTTGTTATTTTTGATGAAGACACCCCTTTAGAATTAATTAAATTTATAAAACCTGATATTTTGGTAAAGGGCGGAGATTATAAAATAGAAGAGGTTGTTGGCAGAGAATATGCTAAACAGACCGTATTAATAGATTTCGTAAATGGGTATTCTACCACAAATATTATAAAGAAAATTAATATTAATTAA
- a CDS encoding sodium/glutamate symporter, translated as MTSQLLTQLLQALGLLSILLLIGTFLRAKVKLFQELYLPASVIGGFIGLIISPEILGRFTNYSISVEYIKFYSLLPGILSVPIFAAIPLGMFLNENKTIKSLYPAKVLMLFAIFQCASMAQSAIGYATNILFTKISPNMPMYRTFGYELSAGFAGGHGLAASTGKLLEGFGLPIIIQETAQGVALTTATIGLIGGILFGIVFINIAIRKNKTNIVKKISSEDPTKVGYNNDISKQASLGRETFFSSSIETITFHLAIIFSVCAVAYIVLGFIKKVGIQGLNVLPVWTYAMIIMFALNFAIKKLKLSWCVDSKVKAKIMGTLSDFAIVSAITSLPIKAVMTYMAPIIVMCVLGFVFTYLIVFYFTKILFKDDYTFERAIISWGTLTGVLITGMTLLKICDPDYKSPALSEFSLGFSLMSVTGLLVVPILNTVLAIGSTMDNLITAIITSALYLLFGFIVFFASKKRANN; from the coding sequence ATGACTTCGCAATTATTAACTCAATTACTTCAAGCATTGGGACTCTTGTCTATATTATTATTAATAGGTACTTTTTTAAGGGCAAAGGTAAAACTTTTTCAAGAATTATATTTGCCTGCCTCTGTAATAGGAGGATTTATAGGACTCATAATATCACCAGAGATTTTAGGAAGATTTACTAATTATTCTATATCAGTTGAATATATTAAGTTTTATTCTCTTTTACCAGGTATTTTATCTGTGCCGATATTTGCGGCCATTCCTTTGGGTATGTTTTTAAATGAAAACAAAACTATAAAATCACTTTATCCTGCTAAAGTTTTAATGTTATTTGCTATATTTCAATGTGCAAGTATGGCTCAATCTGCTATAGGCTATGCTACAAATATACTATTTACAAAAATATCTCCAAATATGCCAATGTATAGAACATTCGGTTATGAACTTTCTGCAGGGTTTGCAGGAGGTCATGGGCTTGCAGCTTCAACTGGTAAATTGCTTGAAGGCTTTGGACTTCCTATAATAATACAAGAAACTGCTCAGGGTGTTGCTTTAACTACTGCTACTATTGGGCTTATTGGCGGTATACTTTTTGGTATAGTTTTTATTAATATTGCTATAAGAAAAAATAAAACTAATATAGTAAAAAAAATATCAAGTGAAGACCCTACAAAGGTGGGTTATAATAATGATATATCTAAGCAGGCTAGTTTGGGAAGAGAGACTTTTTTCAGCAGCTCAATAGAGACTATAACTTTTCACCTTGCTATTATATTTAGTGTATGTGCTGTTGCTTATATTGTATTAGGATTTATAAAAAAAGTAGGTATACAGGGGCTTAATGTTTTGCCTGTTTGGACTTATGCTATGATAATAATGTTTGCATTAAACTTCGCTATAAAAAAACTAAAATTATCTTGGTGTGTAGATTCTAAAGTAAAGGCTAAAATAATGGGTACTTTAAGCGACTTTGCTATAGTATCTGCTATAACAAGCTTGCCTATAAAGGCTGTTATGACTTATATGGCTCCAATAATAGTTATGTGCGTGCTTGGATTTGTATTTACATATTTAATAGTGTTTTATTTTACTAAAATATTATTTAAAGATGATTATACTTTTGAGAGAGCTATAATTTCTTGGGGCACTTTAACAGGGGTACTCATCACTGGTATGACGCTTCTTAAAATATGCGACCCTGATTATAAAAGTCCTGCTTTAAGTGAGTTTTCTTTAGGCTTTTCATTGATGTCTGTTACTGGGCTTTTGGTTGTTCCTATTTTAAATACTGTTTTAGCTATTGGTTCTACTATGGATAATTTAATTACAGCAATAATTACTTCTGCTTTATATTTGTTATTTGGTTTTATAGTATTTTTTGCTTCCAAAAAAAGAGCTAATAATTAA
- a CDS encoding SanA/YdcF family protein → MVFSRLKNKYIKKIKLIAYEFNYISKNYDNIFLKIINYILLAIYSFYQFILEFVIIFVFIALISYFSVSSYSKKYIYDSIEEIPYNDVALVLGTSKYLSDGRINMYFKFRMDAAYELYTNGKVKYILVSGDNRHRSYNEPRQMRLDLIKLGVDKRHIFLDFAGFRTRDSILRANRVFDLTNFTIVSQPFHNERAVFIAREKKINAIAYSADNVRKLYRIRQFPREVGARLLMFADILFNRPPKFYGDHIKIEEREIIKTKSNKLNKKLYQEKK, encoded by the coding sequence ATGGTGTTTAGCAGATTAAAAAATAAATATATAAAAAAAATAAAATTAATAGCCTATGAGTTTAATTATATTAGTAAAAATTATGATAATATATTTTTAAAAATAATTAATTATATTTTACTAGCTATTTACTCTTTTTATCAATTTATTTTAGAGTTTGTTATTATTTTTGTTTTTATAGCATTAATATCATATTTTAGTGTATCTAGTTATTCAAAGAAATATATATATGATTCTATAGAAGAGATTCCATATAATGATGTTGCTTTGGTATTAGGAACAAGTAAATATTTGTCTGACGGAAGAATAAATATGTATTTTAAGTTTAGAATGGATGCAGCTTATGAACTTTATACTAATGGCAAAGTAAAATATATACTAGTAAGCGGTGATAATAGGCATAGGTCTTACAATGAACCTAGACAGATGCGTTTAGATTTAATAAAGCTTGGGGTTGATAAAAGACATATATTTTTAGATTTTGCCGGCTTTAGAACAAGGGATTCTATATTAAGAGCAAATAGGGTTTTTGATTTAACTAATTTTACTATAGTCTCTCAGCCGTTTCACAATGAGAGGGCAGTATTTATTGCTAGAGAAAAAAAGATTAATGCTATAGCCTATAGTGCTGATAATGTAAGAAAACTATATAGAATAAGACAATTTCCAAGAGAAGTTGGTGCAAGATTACTTATGTTTGCCGATATTCTTTTTAATAGACCTCCAAAGTTTTATGGCGACCACATAAAAATAGAAGAGAGAGAAATTATAAAAACTAAAAGCAATAAATTAAATAAAAAATTATATCAGGAAAAAAAATGA